A portion of the Candidatus Nitrosotenuis aquarius genome contains these proteins:
- a CDS encoding tetratricopeptide repeat protein produces MSEEQLQRAVQMFLAKQFDDAVLLYDQILQKNPNNLDAINNKGYALGKLKKHAEAIACYDLGLKLYPNEKTLLVNKISSLRKTKSYDAALEICRQVLKSNPDDNITLYHMERILAAIGNYAESIQCCDRILSSYPQNAEVLFDKAVSLAKTQSPQMTDILAQAISSDQHLKAKAKNHSAFAKYSTDQEFLRIVS; encoded by the coding sequence ATGTCCGAGGAGCAACTACAGCGAGCTGTCCAGATGTTTTTGGCAAAACAATTCGATGATGCAGTATTATTGTATGACCAGATTTTGCAAAAGAATCCAAACAACCTAGATGCGATAAACAACAAAGGATACGCACTGGGTAAGCTCAAAAAACACGCAGAAGCAATTGCGTGTTATGACTTGGGCCTAAAACTATACCCAAATGAAAAGACACTGCTTGTAAACAAGATCTCGTCTTTGCGCAAGACCAAGTCATATGATGCCGCACTAGAAATTTGCAGGCAAGTTCTCAAGTCAAATCCAGACGACAACATAACTCTGTACCACATGGAGCGAATCCTAGCCGCAATCGGAAATTATGCAGAATCCATCCAATGTTGTGATAGGATTTTATCATCATATCCGCAAAATGCCGAGGTCCTCTTTGATAAGGCCGTATCGTTGGCGAAAACACAAAGCCCTCAGATGACAGACATACTTGCACAGGCAATAAGTTCCGACCAGCACCTCAAAGCCAAGGCAAAAAATCACAGTGCCTTTGCAAAATATAGTACAGATCAGGAATTTTTGCGCATCGTCTCTTGA
- a CDS encoding tetratricopeptide repeat protein yields the protein MSTNPNDSIARLMSIVVSVNSLNLEKILNQASELCHEGEFAEAITLYNKILDSDPDHLDAIIDKGVALQNLGKFKQALKCFEKATRLSPDSVTAVLNEGTALHSLGRFDEAIARYDRALFLDKKCAMALAYKGLSFGEQGKMQEALSCFKNALQIDKDYDIAQISKEIAEKLLKSNQETMRKNS from the coding sequence ATGTCTACAAATCCCAACGATTCCATAGCAAGACTAATGTCTATTGTTGTTTCAGTAAATTCATTGAACTTGGAGAAAATTCTGAATCAGGCGTCGGAGCTGTGCCATGAGGGCGAATTTGCCGAGGCAATAACGCTTTACAACAAAATATTAGACTCTGATCCTGATCATTTGGATGCCATAATTGACAAGGGCGTGGCATTACAAAATTTGGGCAAATTCAAGCAAGCACTCAAGTGCTTTGAGAAGGCAACTAGGCTCAGCCCTGACAGTGTTACAGCAGTTCTAAACGAAGGAACTGCACTGCACAGCCTTGGAAGGTTTGATGAGGCAATAGCCCGCTACGATAGGGCTTTGTTTTTGGATAAAAAATGCGCAATGGCACTTGCATACAAGGGCCTGTCTTTTGGCGAGCAGGGAAAAATGCAAGAGGCACTATCCTGTTTCAAAAACGCACTACAAATAGACAAGGACTATGACATTGCGCAAATCTCCAAAGAGATTGCAGAAAAACTGCTCAAGTCCAATCAAGAGACGATGCGCAAAAATTCCTGA
- a CDS encoding tetratricopeptide repeat protein, which translates to MFYSNRQETHKRVGRVTGMMPNATELLEKGSRLLLEGNFEDALSYFEQALILEPQNPEIWNKKGSALRSIGRYDDALECFNRALELDPSDKRAS; encoded by the coding sequence GTGTTCTATTCAAACAGACAGGAAACTCACAAAAGGGTTGGGCGCGTAACTGGTATGATGCCAAACGCAACAGAACTGTTGGAAAAAGGCTCCAGATTGCTGCTTGAAGGCAATTTTGAGGATGCGCTGTCGTACTTTGAGCAAGCGTTGATCCTCGAGCCGCAAAACCCAGAGATATGGAACAAAAAAGGCTCGGCACTTCGGAGTATTGGGAGATACGATGATGCTCTGGAATGCTTTAATCGGGCGCTCGAGCTGGATCCGTCGGACAAGAGGGCATCATAA
- a CDS encoding response regulator, producing the protein MNILVAEDNQFTATQYERILKKYGHNVVITKDGAECLDEYRKQSKKSEFESIDANPFDVVVLDQSMPKKSGSEVATQILSAKPTQKIIFASAYALTANEESRKLEDRVEYLQKPFSLNSFVQKIQG; encoded by the coding sequence TTGAACATACTAGTAGCAGAAGACAACCAGTTTACAGCAACCCAGTATGAGAGAATTCTAAAAAAATACGGCCACAACGTAGTCATAACAAAAGACGGAGCAGAGTGCCTAGATGAATACCGAAAACAAAGCAAAAAGTCGGAATTTGAGTCAATAGACGCAAATCCATTTGATGTGGTGGTATTGGATCAATCAATGCCAAAAAAGAGCGGCTCCGAGGTAGCCACGCAGATCCTCAGCGCCAAGCCAACTCAAAAGATAATCTTTGCCTCAGCATATGCTCTGACTGCAAACGAAGAAAGCCGCAAGCTAGAAGACAGAGTAGAATACCTGCAAAAACCATTCTCATTGAACTCTTTTGTTCAAAAAATCCAAGGTTAG
- a CDS encoding Lrp/AsnC family transcriptional regulator — protein MILDKTDVKILKNLLVDARLSSRQLALKLGMSTVTILTRIKKMEQEKIVKGYTAIIDHEKLGYDLTAIIEIYTKKGKMVEIEQDIASLENVCAVYDVTGESDTVLVAKFKNRDDLSKFVKTLSSKPNVDKTVTNIVLNTVKEDFRLV, from the coding sequence TTGATTTTAGATAAAACAGACGTAAAGATTCTCAAAAACCTCCTAGTTGATGCACGGCTATCATCACGCCAGCTTGCGCTAAAGCTTGGCATGTCAACTGTAACAATCCTGACTAGAATCAAAAAGATGGAACAGGAAAAAATCGTCAAAGGATACACTGCCATAATAGACCACGAAAAGCTTGGATACGACCTTACCGCCATAATAGAAATATACACAAAAAAAGGCAAGATGGTCGAAATAGAGCAAGACATCGCATCCTTGGAAAATGTCTGCGCCGTCTATGACGTCACAGGCGAGTCTGATACCGTCCTTGTTGCCAAGTTCAAAAACAGAGACGACCTAAGCAAGTTCGTCAAGACACTCTCATCCAAGCCAAACGTGGACAAGACAGTCACCAACATTGTCCTAAATACTGTCAAAGAAGACTTTAGGCTGGTATAG
- a CDS encoding DnaJ domain-containing protein, producing the protein MSKLALLALALVLVPVSVYGQVIMEKPQRGSEEISEYYNPEDVRLAMIGIAIAVIILFLYLARDIILRRKSDYEKKEFDSKKNRDYEKYHSEWNRDDEDYFGERKSKEAQEFRKMMQDSALPNYYRVLGVSMEATQEEIKAKFRQLAKEYHPDKSKDEKSAELFAEINKAYEVLSDEETRKDYDKYYKASFG; encoded by the coding sequence ATGAGCAAGCTTGCACTGTTGGCATTGGCACTTGTGTTGGTACCAGTATCAGTATATGGACAAGTCATAATGGAAAAGCCACAGCGAGGATCCGAGGAGATTTCAGAGTACTACAACCCAGAAGACGTCCGGCTAGCCATGATTGGAATAGCAATAGCAGTCATAATCCTGTTTTTGTATCTTGCACGAGACATTATTTTGCGCAGAAAATCAGACTATGAGAAAAAAGAGTTTGATTCAAAGAAAAATCGCGATTATGAAAAATACCACTCCGAGTGGAACCGCGACGATGAGGATTATTTTGGAGAGAGAAAATCCAAAGAGGCTCAAGAATTCCGCAAGATGATGCAAGACTCCGCCCTGCCAAACTATTACAGAGTGCTTGGGGTGTCAATGGAGGCAACGCAAGAAGAGATAAAGGCAAAGTTCAGGCAGCTTGCAAAGGAATACCACCCCGACAAGTCAAAAGACGAAAAGAGTGCTGAGCTGTTTGCTGAGATCAACAAGGCATATGAAGTCCTCTCAGACGAAGAAACCAGAAAGGATTATGACAAGTACTACAAGGCATCATTTGGATAG
- a CDS encoding HD domain-containing protein, whose product MQLFANPQTLRNEILNLAVSCGLDSPCYSKMLDYTIRLFETQGLGKEYYGYHNITHELEVTYVTLVVLKWKSILNNIREEDFKYLYAAALFHDFDPQKSVDKPHEDNVIRFLTQDQHLGQLLKDADLDINIIMALILRTTYPWRGELKEHAEEQITRCFDSFPITKDSPEMRDYYMRLGWLLSVIDRVGGYSLGDFAKAMDMAKKNAHALAWHPSFIVKRSVGYFEDLLNSESEMCETVLHALPKNMRKNFMDAVTGFLNLRQQEIKIQSDYLYENLRLVPKIEAMRSRQDREFQSTLFEIFNELPTPLQINRENFVKTVEDPKTILNTLRIGSSDGPIIGFAKGGPLENYTLRPEIVDQNYGKHNTVFLEPIALKMGYWGLHGGSEMRHLFTMQAHSMNYQYLTSFALRDVIQKRIEGKEKAEFVTKFDPERWDYYRIEL is encoded by the coding sequence ATGCAGCTGTTTGCCAATCCACAGACCTTGCGAAACGAAATTCTGAATCTGGCAGTGTCATGTGGGCTGGACAGTCCCTGCTATAGCAAAATGCTAGACTATACCATCAGGCTTTTTGAAACCCAGGGGCTTGGCAAGGAATACTATGGATACCACAACATCACACATGAGCTAGAGGTGACCTATGTGACCCTGGTTGTCCTAAAATGGAAAAGCATCCTCAACAATATCAGAGAGGAAGACTTCAAGTATCTGTATGCCGCGGCCTTGTTTCATGATTTTGATCCCCAGAAAAGTGTCGACAAGCCACACGAGGACAATGTCATCCGATTTTTAACACAAGACCAGCATTTGGGCCAGCTCCTCAAAGACGCAGACTTGGACATCAACATAATCATGGCACTCATTTTGCGCACCACATACCCATGGCGCGGCGAGCTAAAAGAGCACGCAGAAGAACAAATCACAAGATGCTTTGACTCGTTCCCAATCACAAAAGACAGCCCGGAGATGCGCGATTATTATATGCGCCTGGGCTGGCTGTTGTCCGTAATAGACAGGGTCGGCGGATATTCCCTTGGGGATTTTGCAAAGGCAATGGACATGGCAAAGAAAAACGCACACGCATTGGCATGGCACCCGTCGTTTATTGTAAAGCGCTCTGTTGGGTATTTTGAAGATCTGCTAAACAGCGAATCCGAAATGTGCGAAACCGTATTACATGCATTGCCAAAAAACATGAGAAAAAATTTTATGGACGCAGTGACAGGATTTTTGAACCTGCGACAACAAGAGATCAAAATCCAATCTGACTATCTCTATGAAAACCTAAGACTGGTTCCAAAAATAGAAGCAATGCGCTCAAGGCAAGACAGAGAATTCCAGTCCACATTATTTGAAATATTCAACGAGCTCCCAACCCCGCTTCAGATAAACCGGGAAAATTTTGTAAAAACAGTCGAAGACCCAAAAACAATTCTGAATACTTTGCGCATTGGCAGCTCCGACGGCCCAATAATCGGCTTTGCCAAGGGCGGACCGCTAGAAAACTACACCCTCAGGCCAGAGATAGTAGACCAAAACTATGGCAAGCACAATACTGTTTTCCTAGAGCCAATTGCGCTCAAGATGGGCTACTGGGGGCTCCATGGCGGAAGCGAGATGAGACACCTCTTTACAATGCAGGCACACTCGATGAACTACCAGTACCTGACCAGCTTTGCACTCCGAGACGTCATACAAAAAAGAATCGAGGGAAAAGAAAAGGCAGAGTTTGTCACAAAGTTCGACCCAGAGCGCTGGGACTATTACCGCATAGAATTATAG
- a CDS encoding MFS transporter: protein MSLTSQQKKIAVGSFLGWSLDGYDIVLMLLVIPSISQLFFPSENPAFSIIATFASYTVTLIMRPLGSVIFGIYGDKFGRKKAMIITILGFSFATFAVGLLPTYIMVGIIAPILLILVRLVQGIFAGGEWGSGAVLTIESVEKQKRGALSGFLQSGFSFGFLLAAIAFQTITILYPGPAFEEWGWRILFFTGIIPGLVALFVRFSMDESPLWMKAHSNNALERTPLR from the coding sequence TTGAGTCTTACAAGCCAGCAAAAGAAAATTGCGGTGGGATCCTTTCTTGGCTGGTCGCTTGACGGATACGACATTGTCCTAATGTTGCTGGTAATTCCGTCAATTTCACAATTGTTTTTCCCATCGGAAAATCCAGCATTTAGCATAATTGCGACATTTGCATCATACACTGTCACTCTGATAATGAGGCCGCTCGGCTCCGTTATTTTTGGAATTTACGGCGACAAGTTTGGCCGCAAAAAAGCAATGATAATCACAATATTGGGATTTTCGTTTGCAACCTTTGCAGTGGGATTGCTACCCACATATATCATGGTAGGAATAATTGCGCCAATCTTGCTCATACTGGTTCGGCTAGTCCAAGGAATATTTGCCGGAGGTGAGTGGGGAAGTGGCGCAGTCCTCACAATAGAAAGTGTCGAAAAACAAAAGCGCGGAGCATTGTCAGGATTTTTGCAGAGTGGGTTTTCATTTGGATTTTTGCTTGCGGCAATTGCGTTTCAGACAATAACAATACTGTACCCAGGGCCTGCATTTGAGGAATGGGGCTGGAGAATCCTCTTCTTTACTGGAATAATTCCAGGACTAGTAGCCCTCTTTGTTCGATTCAGCATGGACGAGTCACCATTGTGGATGAAGGCACACAGCAACAATGCCCTGGAGAGAACACCCCTGCGATAG
- a CDS encoding MFS transporter, with product MDEGTQQQCPGENTPAIVLGAHKKEFILCAAIMTGLVYMYHGSISILPTYLQQFGTFDKGEIARLMIFATTSSWLGMVLTGWLSQKIGRKKSIIIFCSASMLVSIPLAGLVLQKDQWFELFVIIFAFIVSTASGPIPAFFSERFPTTIRNSAAGFSYNAGLIFGSWSPLIALSLMNSVSAEFVPVALGINIMIGAIIVIIPTILSRETKEIELN from the coding sequence GTGGATGAAGGCACACAGCAACAATGCCCTGGAGAGAACACCCCTGCGATAGTCCTAGGTGCGCACAAAAAAGAGTTCATCCTGTGTGCAGCAATAATGACTGGCCTAGTATACATGTACCACGGCTCGATTAGCATTTTGCCCACATATCTCCAGCAATTTGGCACATTTGACAAGGGTGAAATCGCAAGGCTCATGATATTTGCCACGACATCATCGTGGCTCGGCATGGTACTGACAGGCTGGCTTTCGCAAAAAATCGGCAGAAAAAAATCAATCATCATTTTTTGCTCTGCATCCATGTTGGTTTCAATTCCGCTTGCAGGACTTGTTTTGCAAAAAGACCAGTGGTTTGAATTGTTTGTAATCATCTTTGCGTTCATAGTGTCTACTGCATCGGGGCCAATACCTGCATTTTTCTCAGAGCGATTCCCAACCACAATCAGAAACAGCGCGGCCGGATTCTCATACAATGCCGGATTGATCTTTGGTTCCTGGTCTCCGCTAATTGCGCTATCCCTAATGAACAGCGTATCAGCAGAATTTGTTCCAGTTGCACTTGGCATCAATATTATGATTGGTGCGATTATAGTGATAATTCCAACAATTTTGAGCCGAGAAACCAAGGAAATAGAGCTGAATTGA
- a CDS encoding DUF5679 domain-containing protein, with product MMIGYCVKCRAKREMSGIKPVTMKNGKPATKGTCPSCSTAIFRIGKA from the coding sequence ATCATGATAGGCTATTGCGTAAAATGCAGAGCAAAACGAGAAATGTCAGGCATCAAGCCAGTCACAATGAAAAACGGCAAGCCTGCAACAAAAGGAACATGTCCATCATGTTCAACAGCTATATTTAGAATCGGAAAGGCATAA
- a CDS encoding DEAD/DEAH box helicase has translation MTNFGTLEYVLDKFSGTWSWKVTGERAVAMVSRIIPQAWYGDGEYEAIVPDEPKNVAQIKWIMDRYPLEILSKNVWQKKLPPSAKVMPKKPKKTERLQLATPGKQFKGNLLNFQREGLDFLLKSAGNALLADEMGLGKTVQSLSYLASEQNAFPALIVAPLVTLQNWQREIEKFLVRKSRNGRLVEGEAPTSTIIRVGKSEALEKYDFYIINYELLYKRYKDLAKLGLKTIVCDEVQNLRSKTTQKYHAIKKLAALESVKYRIGLSGTPIYNRGSEIWPIVDILRPGLLGSFKEFCEYFCYVNEKGKAIVLENKRESLRNMLQKHVMLRRKKTDVLTELKEKIRYKEIIDSDINYYNKELERIWKKLEDERKEAQTAFDASTAYQRAIQSERQAAGAAKLPHVINFVKNIMEIEESVVVFCHHKSIHTLLHQSLSEFKPASIIGGQTDKQRQDNIDSFQGGQTKLMIAGLRAGNVGINLTRAKYVIFAELDWSPAIHLQAEDRLHRIGQKNTVFAYYLIGNGTLDEHVARVLVDKSYEIDAIMDNKVESFENKGKAELILAQIQDKVKAIMQASPAQ, from the coding sequence ATGACTAATTTCGGCACTCTGGAATATGTACTGGACAAATTCTCTGGCACGTGGAGCTGGAAGGTAACAGGCGAGCGAGCAGTAGCCATGGTGTCCAGAATAATCCCGCAGGCCTGGTATGGCGACGGTGAATATGAGGCAATTGTCCCAGACGAGCCAAAAAATGTCGCGCAGATCAAGTGGATTATGGACAGGTACCCACTGGAGATTCTGTCAAAAAATGTCTGGCAAAAAAAACTACCGCCGTCCGCCAAAGTGATGCCAAAAAAGCCAAAAAAGACGGAACGACTGCAGCTTGCGACTCCTGGAAAACAATTCAAGGGAAACCTGCTTAATTTTCAGCGCGAAGGCCTTGACTTTTTGCTAAAGTCTGCTGGAAACGCACTGCTTGCCGACGAAATGGGCCTTGGAAAAACGGTTCAGTCATTATCTTATTTGGCATCAGAACAAAACGCATTTCCGGCACTGATTGTGGCGCCTCTGGTCACCCTGCAAAACTGGCAAAGAGAGATTGAAAAATTCCTGGTGCGAAAAAGCAGAAACGGCAGACTAGTGGAAGGCGAGGCGCCAACATCCACCATAATCAGGGTGGGCAAATCCGAGGCGCTTGAAAAATATGATTTCTATATTATCAATTATGAATTATTGTACAAAAGATACAAGGACCTAGCAAAGCTTGGCCTCAAAACAATCGTATGTGATGAGGTGCAGAACTTGCGCTCCAAGACCACGCAAAAATATCATGCAATCAAAAAACTTGCAGCACTGGAATCTGTCAAGTACAGAATTGGATTATCCGGCACGCCAATCTATAACCGGGGATCGGAGATTTGGCCAATCGTTGATATCTTGCGCCCGGGGCTGCTAGGCAGCTTTAAGGAATTCTGCGAATATTTCTGCTATGTAAATGAAAAGGGAAAGGCCATAGTTTTGGAAAACAAGCGCGAGTCCCTCCGAAACATGCTACAAAAACACGTAATGCTGAGGCGCAAAAAAACAGACGTGCTAACTGAGCTCAAAGAAAAAATCCGCTACAAGGAGATAATCGACTCTGATATCAACTACTATAACAAAGAACTGGAGAGAATCTGGAAAAAGCTGGAAGATGAGCGCAAAGAGGCGCAAACGGCATTTGATGCGTCCACTGCATACCAGCGGGCAATCCAAAGCGAAAGGCAGGCGGCAGGGGCTGCAAAACTTCCACACGTCATCAACTTTGTCAAAAACATAATGGAAATAGAGGAAAGTGTAGTAGTGTTCTGCCACCACAAATCAATTCATACATTGTTGCACCAGAGCCTCTCTGAGTTCAAGCCCGCATCAATAATCGGAGGCCAAACAGACAAGCAGAGACAAGACAACATTGACTCGTTTCAGGGCGGCCAGACAAAGCTGATGATTGCGGGACTGCGTGCAGGAAACGTCGGAATTAATCTGACTAGGGCAAAATATGTGATCTTTGCGGAACTTGACTGGAGCCCTGCAATACACCTGCAGGCAGAAGACAGACTCCACAGAATAGGCCAAAAAAATACAGTCTTTGCGTATTATTTGATTGGAAACGGAACGCTGGATGAGCATGTTGCGCGCGTTCTGGTGGATAAGAGCTACGAAATTGACGCAATCATGGACAACAAGGTAGAGTCATTTGAGAACAAGGGCAAAGCAGAGCTCATCTTGGCGCAAATCCAGGACAAGGTCAAGGCAATAATGCAGGCTAGTCCAGCTCAGTAG
- a CDS encoding PAC2 family protein, with protein MKFTQTAEPAVEKPLIIAALQDMGNVGNIVIDFLNKAKKTTPFRRAESTELSYVLDRGGYIEIPKEGWDYKYSQSLIIFGGGAGQPKTTEELHELCQDVISVAKKYQVKFIYTVGGFHTPRIIREEPKAFITTTSQELSKQLEKLDVFMTPTKSVITGFNGLILGYAKLNDIYGIGLYGEIDEPSIPQYRAAKSIIKTLEKLTYQNFGPTQELDALASEIDKKLRSDWKVDY; from the coding sequence TTGAAGTTCACACAAACTGCCGAGCCTGCGGTAGAAAAACCACTCATCATTGCAGCCCTACAAGACATGGGAAACGTTGGAAACATTGTAATTGATTTTCTAAACAAGGCAAAAAAGACCACGCCGTTCAGAAGAGCAGAGTCAACCGAACTGTCATATGTCCTAGATAGGGGAGGTTACATCGAAATTCCAAAGGAGGGCTGGGACTACAAGTACAGCCAAAGCCTGATAATCTTTGGCGGGGGTGCAGGCCAGCCAAAGACAACAGAAGAGCTGCATGAATTATGCCAGGATGTCATTTCCGTGGCAAAAAAATACCAAGTCAAATTCATCTATACAGTAGGCGGCTTTCATACGCCAAGGATAATACGCGAAGAGCCAAAGGCCTTCATCACCACCACATCACAAGAATTATCAAAGCAACTAGAAAAGCTTGATGTCTTTATGACTCCGACAAAGTCAGTCATAACCGGATTTAACGGGTTGATCCTAGGCTATGCAAAGCTAAACGACATTTACGGGATTGGCCTGTATGGCGAAATCGACGAGCCATCCATCCCTCAATACAGGGCCGCAAAGAGCATAATCAAGACGCTTGAAAAACTCACGTACCAGAATTTTGGCCCTACGCAAGAACTGGATGCGCTGGCAAGCGAGATTGACAAAAAGTTGCGCTCTGACTGGAAAGTAGATTACTAG
- a CDS encoding PKD domain-containing protein — protein sequence MQLKSLTVLMALLVGSMIVSPAFAAVTPSTQNVQNIAKSGDFVTLMGEGIDPDDDSLTISWAQVGGEEVELTPSNTVAEPTFKAPEVENGKVKILTFELTVEDPYGEIDTDLVKVTILPRNQPPTADAGDDQTVEKGDEVTLDGSGSDPDGDALTYHWSQIDGPVIELDDPSSQTPSFDTSSVTRSTGIFRFQLTVFDGFGGIAKDTMIVKMTAGKPTLISASAGPDQIVDEGDSVQLEGTCDDKLDRELSYSWVQTLGPFVELSSNADSDPTFVAPEIPNGEIVPTAFRFTCQADGGGTATDVVIVRVRPVNDDPLADAGPDKNTMSNRFVYLTGSGSDPDGDIIKYSWSQVDGEDVVIAYPTKGEARFKAPEVSGGASTELTFELTVTDPYGGEDSDTVTVTVVSDNVRASADAGSDQVVDEQTEVTLAGSGSDPDSEEITFSWKQIGGEAVELSDTESAEPTFTAPVVANGKVKILVFELRVADENGFPTKDIAKVTVLPVNTPPVVDAGEDQEVEIGTTVSLAGTASDEDEEPLTYLWNQISGPAVELSTATELETAFVAPKTEVDTVITFQLIANDGSEDSEPDTVDITVKGTLAKAMTAYAGKDQRVPEHSEVTLFGSGKDQMKNKLNYNWRQISGEQVELSANDIAKPSFIAPEVANGETKTLVFEITASDGTGRSAKDTVTVIVEPINGAPTAIAKVKTVREAV from the coding sequence TTGCAACTAAAATCACTCACAGTTTTGATGGCATTACTAGTTGGTAGCATGATTGTATCTCCAGCATTTGCTGCAGTTACACCATCGACTCAAAATGTCCAAAACATTGCAAAATCTGGCGACTTTGTAACCCTGATGGGCGAAGGAATCGATCCAGACGATGACTCACTTACAATCTCTTGGGCCCAAGTCGGCGGAGAAGAAGTCGAACTGACCCCATCAAACACCGTTGCAGAGCCAACCTTCAAAGCACCAGAAGTAGAAAATGGCAAAGTCAAAATCCTAACCTTTGAGTTAACCGTAGAAGATCCTTATGGAGAAATTGATACTGATTTAGTTAAAGTCACTATTTTACCAAGAAACCAACCACCAACTGCTGATGCGGGAGACGACCAAACAGTGGAAAAAGGCGACGAAGTCACACTTGACGGCTCTGGTTCTGACCCAGACGGTGATGCACTTACATACCACTGGTCACAAATCGACGGTCCAGTAATAGAACTAGATGACCCTTCATCACAAACACCAAGCTTCGACACCTCAAGTGTAACTAGAAGCACTGGTATTTTCAGATTCCAATTAACTGTATTTGACGGCTTTGGCGGAATTGCCAAAGACACCATGATAGTAAAAATGACTGCAGGCAAACCAACACTAATCTCTGCATCTGCAGGTCCTGACCAAATTGTGGACGAGGGCGACTCTGTACAGCTAGAGGGTACATGTGACGACAAGCTTGACAGAGAGCTGAGCTACTCTTGGGTACAAACACTAGGTCCATTTGTGGAACTATCCTCAAACGCTGACTCTGACCCAACATTTGTAGCACCAGAGATTCCAAACGGCGAAATCGTTCCAACAGCATTTAGATTTACATGCCAAGCAGACGGCGGCGGAACAGCAACCGATGTTGTAATTGTCAGAGTCCGACCAGTCAATGATGATCCACTGGCAGATGCAGGACCAGACAAGAACACGATGTCAAACAGATTTGTCTACTTGACAGGTTCCGGTTCTGACCCAGACGGAGACATTATCAAATATTCCTGGAGCCAAGTCGACGGCGAAGATGTAGTAATTGCATACCCAACAAAGGGTGAGGCAAGATTCAAGGCACCAGAGGTTTCAGGCGGTGCATCAACCGAGTTAACATTTGAATTAACAGTCACTGACCCATACGGTGGCGAAGACAGCGACACCGTAACGGTAACAGTAGTATCTGACAATGTTAGAGCATCTGCAGATGCAGGATCTGACCAAGTCGTAGATGAGCAAACCGAAGTCACACTTGCAGGCTCTGGCTCTGACCCAGACAGCGAAGAGATTACATTCTCTTGGAAGCAAATAGGCGGCGAGGCAGTCGAACTATCGGACACTGAATCTGCAGAACCAACATTTACTGCACCAGTAGTGGCAAACGGCAAAGTCAAGATACTTGTCTTTGAGCTACGCGTAGCAGATGAAAACGGCTTCCCAACCAAGGATATTGCCAAAGTTACAGTATTACCAGTAAACACACCACCGGTGGTTGATGCGGGAGAAGACCAAGAAGTAGAGATTGGCACTACCGTCTCACTTGCAGGCACTGCATCTGATGAAGATGAAGAACCATTGACATACCTGTGGAACCAAATCTCCGGTCCCGCAGTGGAACTATCTACTGCAACAGAACTAGAGACAGCATTTGTGGCTCCAAAGACCGAGGTTGATACTGTAATCACGTTCCAGTTGATTGCAAACGACGGCTCCGAAGACAGCGAGCCAGACACCGTAGATATCACAGTTAAAGGAACACTAGCAAAGGCAATGACTGCATATGCAGGCAAAGACCAGCGAGTCCCAGAACACTCTGAGGTAACACTCTTTGGCTCTGGCAAGGACCAGATGAAGAACAAACTCAACTACAACTGGAGACAAATCTCTGGTGAGCAGGTAGAACTCTCTGCAAATGACATTGCAAAACCATCGTTCATTGCACCAGAAGTTGCAAACGGTGAAACAAAGACACTGGTCTTTGAAATCACAGCAAGCGATGGAACTGGACGAAGTGCAAAGGACACAGTAACGGTAATTGTAGAGCCAATCAACGGCGCACCAACTGCAATTGCCAAAGTAAAGACTGTGCGAGAAGCAGTATAA